DNA from Magnolia sinica isolate HGM2019 chromosome 19, MsV1, whole genome shotgun sequence:
AAGATAGACAATAACCTCTATACCAACATACAAACAACAGAGAAAACGACAAGTTACATCCTTACAGGGGACTTTGGGTGGCTTAAATCTATATCAAAGCCAGCTTCTCCAATGCTTTAGAGATTCTTTTCAactttacattttttttaaaagaaaggaaaatgctAAAAGCAGAATTAAAACATGTTTCTCAAACAGAAATGGAACTTGTTTTAAACAActagaattaatttttaaaataatggaaaacagCTTTCAGCTAAAAACATAATCTGAAAAAagatgtttctttttcttttagcaTCTTTCTTTCTTGCCATTTTTTACTACTATATTTAAAAGGTCATATAGACATTCAAGAAGGGCATCCCATGTCCTATGAAAAAATTACCGCCCATGCTGAAGTGTCCTCATGGATGTAAGACCTCAAATCAGAAGACCTTCATCATTTTTCCTTTGTTTGCATGTATTAACGTATTTTTATAACTCCTACATTTTATATGGTATGCATCATAAGGGCATATATTTTGATCCACTATTATCTTAATCATAGCGGACGCATGCATTAACAAGATCCCCTTGACAGACACTGATATGCGTAACCTCGTAGGTCCTTTCAACATGTAACCCTAAAAACATCCAGCAGTACATGCATGTAGACAGAGAAAAAACATGTGCTTTGGTCCGGTTCAAAGATCGTAAGATCAGCATACCACAAATATGAGCGATCATGCATGTTAAAAGAGCATATGATGCAATGTTGAATGGCACGCCAAGACCCATGTCCGCAGACCGCTGGTACATTTGACAGGACAGCTCTCCATTGGATACATAAAACTGCAAGGCAAAATCAGTATCAAAGGCCAGAGGAAGATATCAAAGAAGATAATATAATGCACTGTCAAATCCTCCAAGCACCAAAACCAGCAAATAGTGAAAACTGAAAACCTCCTAACTAGATTTGATTTAATAAAAGTGAATATTTCAGTGTTCTCTCTAAATGACATTTCCAGGTGGTGTGTACAAGGAAGCACCCACATGCCTATCCTTCTTTGCGAATCTCTAGTTCAAGCCTCAATTAAAGACGCAAGAATGTGCAACCATCGACAAACAAGTATACAAGAATGCACACCATTGACACCTCAAGAATCAtgctttatcattttcagatttaacaacTCAAAGGACAAATTTGTGTTAATTATTAAAATAGGATGAATGAGTCATGCTATTAAGTACCATCAATGTCACACATCCCAAACTGGTAACATACCCATTTCTGATGCTTCAGTTTGAGTTGTAAAAGCCATGCGCTTCTATTTATAGGATGCTCCGCTGGGTAATGTATCTGCTAGCACCCATAAAATGcacaaagaaaagaaacaaatgaAGTTTCTAGTGTCAGCAGTAGGGGTGCAACTCAGATGGGTTGGGTAGCATTAAATGTcaaaccaagcccaacccaacctcaagaggacccaacccgcaTGCCAACCTGAATTCCAACCTGTTGTGCctgacctgaacccaacccaacttCCTCTATTCTCAACCATAAACTGAACCAACCCGACCtgactcaacccaatccaacccgacTTCCTCCATACTCAACCCTaaattgacccaacccaactcaacccaacccaaatacatatGATAATTCAAACCCGACCTAAACCAACCAAATTCCAAACtgggttggcattttccaacccCTGCCGACCCAAATTTAGATTGGGTCAGCTGGGTATGAGTTGACCAggacccaagttgcagccctagttAGTAGTATAATGATGGGACTAACAGTCGGGTTAAATTTTTGGATCCACTGACACCATTTCCACCCATCAACACTCACAAGGGAAACAATGACGTAAAttttccaaaatagtaaaaaaaataataataataatttaaaataattttaaaaaaaaaccatcttTTCATGCTCTCTTCCACATACGATATGGCATGCCTGTGAATGAGGAAAAAAGACCTCTTTATACTGCTTTCACTGTATTATAGGCAGACAGTGGAAGGCAGTAGTATTCTTTTGAATCAATATTAGAGCAGTGTCAACAGTATCGCTCTTGAGGTGTCTATAATAGCACTATCCATAGTCCATACATAAGAACACATACATAACATACACCTAGGTACATGTTGCACCACCTAGAATCACCAGAAAAAGGAACAGAATGTGGCTTCAGAGGTATGATGATTGCCAACCTGAGCAAACATGTGACAAGGTGGAAGTGCCATGAGTTTGAGATCTGAAGGATTCCAAGCTGAGAGAACAATGCGACGATCATCCGGAGTATTCTTTATCTTGTTAATTACATCCAGCAGCTGATCAAATCCTTTCCCAGAGTAATCAGCATGCATGTCAGTATAGCTGTAAAACATACAATCTCTAGTGAGGACCAACCAAAAAGGAAGAACAGAAGTTAATTATATAATAGCTTCTGCTGACCTGGCACCAAAGTGTCTCCACTGAAACCCATATATGGGTCCCAAGTCACCCTCTTCTCTGTCAGTCAAACCAATGCTGAGAGAACAAACAAGAAAAGGTAGTTAGTTTGCATATATTAAGTAGCATTTACACATTTACATTTATTCACGTAGATCTCTCAAGCCACGTTGGTACTTATTGAGGTAGTCtctggatgcattgccatcccATATCTGTATTCCTTTTTCCTGCAAAACCTGTTTACAGGAATACCTTTTAGGTCCAAAACAAAAggactacaagtagatgaaggtTCTATGTTgaaaagaatacaaaattaacaaatacactCTGTTTCTTAACTTTTATCAAGCATTCCATCAAACACTGATATGAATAACCAAGTTAGGTTTTCTGAGCTCCATTCATTTCACGAATTGGACATTAAAATTTCATGAATTGAAACATAAAAAAGGAGGGTCAGGGAATTTCATGAATTAAAACACTTTAAAAAAAGGGGGAATCTCCCTCCCACCCTCTCAATCCCAAATATATTTATATGCTGTAGACTATTTGGAATTCTGCTGTGCCAACATTTCAAAAACAGCAATTCACTGTCCAAATTGATTTGGACACAGGGATTCCTCAAAACCTACACATGGGCAGTGTTGCTAAGCCCCAAAAGATTAAAATATTCAACAAAAAGCAGCATATAGCATAACAGCATTTTTGCTAAATTTTAGGCTGCAGCTATGATAAATTTTGAATCAACCGTTGACTTCAAATTTGCTTATTAGTGACCAATGGTATTTCCAGCCTTCTAGTCATTAATGCATGGAAATCCAAAACCAAGAAGGCTAGCGTTGTTTCCCATCAATCATAATCACCATATCGAATTTCACCATAACATAACTGGCAGATCAATTAAGCCAAGGTCAAAAGCAAGTTCCAGACCATGAAAGGCTGTAAACATCCATATGTTTCAACTTTCAATAAACTTTGTTATAGTACACAAAAATaagtatttaaaaaatatatatatacagcaAGAGTGTAGAGCCTCTCCAGATTGTTTGGTCAATACTACCTTTGCATTTGTTGATCCACTGATAAACCACAGAAGTTCTTCAACAACACCCCTCCAAAATACTTTCTatgcacacaaaaaaaaaaaaaaaatctcattaataGATGCCTAGAAGCCGCAGAAAATGTTGTCACGAAAACATATGAAATTCATTGTCATATTTGACCAGAAGGAGATTGCAGTGTCCAGAAAATATTGAACAACATGCATGATAATAGAAAGGTTGGCAAAGAAAAGAAAGTTATGACCAGCAACAACTCAAGCATGTCCAATCGAATAGACTACAAAATAAGAAGAACCATAGCCACAGCGGAACCATATAGCATTACATGCTGCAATGGAAAATGCaaacttcaaaagaaaagaattatgtTACCTTAGTTGTGAGAAGTGGAAATGATTTGCGCAGATTAAAACGCATCTGTGTTGGAAGCAAACAAGAATAAGGGTGAATAAAACCCAATTAGTCATTAAACATTAAGGACTcaaaagtccaaccagttggatcaTGAGTTTTGGTTCACCCAGTGGACAACTTCCAACTTATCAagtgcatgcaacatccaacccttccaataggtggccccaccacaaggAAGGAGGCACCTGGTACAAAAATCAACCCCCTGCCCCACCATAAGGAGCCATCTGGTACAAAAATCAATCCcctctgatcatcaggtgggctacaccatagaaaacaatgtctgCCTGTAGATAAATAGCAAAATGCAAGTGTGGGATAATCAATgcgtggatgtggctgatttatGCAtgaggtgattaatgtaggggcattttcacaccgggctcgagtggggtagcctatggaaTGCGGAGACACACTTggagtgggcggcccgtgtgaggcaggtggctcgtgtgaggcagtacccatgtaatgtggggcccacgagaggggttcggccaaggtcctaacccatgcaatgcGGGGCCtgagctataagataaagggattaattcaccatgttctatcaattcgagcttttaaaacaagtggttaattgtcctacatcaaagtggtaccagagcgggaagtctcgtgttcgatACTCCTCACCGGGGGCGATTAATGCAGAggtattttcacactgggctcgagtggggtagcctgtgggatgcggggacacactcggggtgggcggcccgtgtgaggcaggccccaccgGTGTGAGGCGGATGGCTCGTgcgaggcggtacccatgtgatgtggggcccacgaggggcgttcggccgagatcctaacccatgcgatgtggggcctgggctgtaagataaagggattaattcgtcatgctctatcaattcgagcttttagagcaagtggttaattgtcctacatcagtgATCCGCATGATGTGGTCAACCTATCGGACAGCTTGGATGTCGCACTCACATTAAAGGTTGCAAGTTATCCATTGGGTGGACGCTAACTTATgctccaaccggttggacttgagaactTCTCTTAAACATTTGTAGACTAAACATAATAAAGCTATCAGACAAACTAAAAATATTGTATCAAATAATCTGAGGAGCTGTTGATACCTGACAACCAAATTTTGATAGTGTGCCAGTCCCTGTCCTGTCATCTTTTTGAGTGCCATGTGAAATTATATCTTGCACCAGCCTTGTATACATATACTCCTCATGTTTTTCAAAAATCGTCTTTGGCAGAAAGGAGAACTTCTCAATCTCAATGCCTGAATTATTATCTATAATCACCCCATTGTGCATTGCAGGAGGATCCACAGCTGAACTTCTGATGCGAGCATATGTCACGAAAGAATATCTAATGTTGTTCTCTACCAATGGGAAGGACGCATACCATGGCCGGAATAGAGAATCGTCAATAGGAGGGATGAAAGTATCGCATTCAATGCTTGTCTCAATTTCTGTAAAATGGACAGCTTCACATCCAGGTGCATTGAGAGCCTCCCTGCAGGTAAGATCATCACCATCCCTTTCAACAGAAAAGAAAGTTTTATTTATAGTGACCTAAATAAGGCCACTAAGAAATATACTACTCACCTTAATACCTGGCCGCCACCTATAACAAAAACTCTTTCTATTGACAAACAATAAGGAGATGCTGCTAACAACTCCAATGCTGAAGCAATGCTTCCACACATAACAACATTCTCTGCCGTAGCAATGTCGAAACTCCCGGAACGAGTAAGCACAACATTCAGACGACCAGGTAAAGGCTTATGCTCAAACGGGATGCTCTCCCATGTTTTTCTACCCATTATTACTGCGTTCTTTTTAACAGGATCAGATGTAGCCATCGTGACCtccttgaaaattttcaggtCAGAAGGCAACTTCCAAGGCAATTTTCCATCCTTCCCGATACCCATATTTCGAGTTGCAGCAACAACAACTTGGAAAGTCCTTTTGGGATCAGATTGTATATTTGCATCGCCATTCGGAATACTCATTGGGATGTCACCAGAAATAGCTGAAACCCTAACACAATGACTATACTGGGCGAACTTGTTTGAAGTTCCAAAAAACCGTGAAGCTGGTGTTTTAGAACCAAAGTCAAAGAAGCACCTCCAACTGAGAACTGGTACAACCTGAAATTGATTAAACAAATGGACACAATTACagacaatggaaaaaaaaatatttaaaaataaaaaaaaataataaaaacacaagaagaagaagaagaagatttctcCAGAACAGGAATTCAGTACGAGAAGTAAATGCTTGAAATTATCTTGAGCATGGTGATAGAAAATCAACCCTTGGAAAGAATATACATCAAAAAAACACAATGTTAAGAACATTGGATAAACCTTGAAAAATGGAATGTTCCCTGAGCACGAGATCCCAAGTTTCAGCATCTAGACGTCTGCTGGAGGCTAACCAGTTTCACTCCATAATtcttaacaaaaaagaaaaaggaagaggaaaaaagaaaagaaaaaaggataactggttatacacacacacacacacacacacacatatatatatatatatatatatatatatataatccatgaACTTAACTCCTTATCAAGAA
Protein-coding regions in this window:
- the LOC131234405 gene encoding bifunctional dihydrofolate reductase-thymidylate synthase-like isoform X1; amino-acid sequence: MLKLGISCSGNIPFFKVVPVLSWRCFFDFGSKTPASRFFGTSNKFAQYSHCVRVSAISGDIPMSIPNGDANIQSDPKRTFQVVVAATRNMGIGKDGKLPWKLPSDLKIFKEVTMATSDPVKKNAVIMGRKTWESIPFEHKPLPGRLNVVLTRSGSFDIATAENVVMCGSIASALELLAASPYCLSIERVFVIGGGQVLREALNAPGCEAVHFTEIETSIECDTFIPPIDDSLFRPWYASFPLVENNIRYSFVTYARIRSSAVDPPAMHNGVIIDNNSGIEIEKFSFLPKTIFEKHEEYMYTRLVQDIISHGTQKDDRTGTGTLSKFGCQMRFNLRKSFPLLTTKKVFWRGVVEELLWFISGSTNAKVLQEKGIQIWDGNASRDYLNNIGLTDREEGDLGPIYGFQWRHFGASYTDMHADYSGKGFDQLLDVINKIKNTPDDRRIVLSAWNPSDLKLMALPPCHMFAQFYVSNGELSCQMYQRSADMGLGVPFNIASYALLTCMIAHICDLIPGDFIHVLGDAHVYRTHVRPLQEQLQKLPKPFPVLKINPEKKDIDSFVAADFTLVGYDPHQKIEMKMAI
- the LOC131234405 gene encoding bifunctional dihydrofolate reductase-thymidylate synthase-like isoform X3 is translated as MSIPNGDANIQSDPKRTFQVVVAATRNMGIGKDGKLPWKLPSDLKIFKEVTMATSDPVKKNAVIMGRKTWESIPFEHKPLPGRLNVVLTRSGSFDIATAENVVMCGSIASALELLAASPYCLSIERVFVIGGGQVLREALNAPGCEAVHFTEIETSIECDTFIPPIDDSLFRPWYASFPLVENNIRYSFVTYARIRSSAVDPPAMHNGVIIDNNSGIEIEKFSFLPKTIFEKHEEYMYTRLVQDIISHGTQKDDRTGTGTLSKFGCQMRFNLRKSFPLLTTKKVFWRGVVEELLWFISGSTNAKVLQEKGIQIWDGNASRDYLNNIGLTDREEGDLGPIYGFQWRHFGASYTDMHADYSGKGFDQLLDVINKIKNTPDDRRIVLSAWNPSDLKLMALPPCHMFAQFYVSNGELSCQMYQRSADMGLGVPFNIASYALLTCMIAHICDLIPGDFIHVLGDAHVYRTHVRPLQEQLQKLPKPFPVLKINPEKKDIDSFVAADFTLVGYDPHQKIEMKMAI
- the LOC131234405 gene encoding bifunctional dihydrofolate reductase-thymidylate synthase-like isoform X2; its protein translation is MLKLGISCSGNIPFFKVVPVLSWRCFFDFGSKTPASRFFGTSNKFAQYSHCVRVSAISGDIPMSIPNGDANIQSDPKRTFQVVVAATRNMGIGKDGKLPWKLPSDLKIFKEVTMATSDPVKKNAVIMGRKTWESIPFEHKPLPGRLNVVLTRSGSFDIATAENVVMCGSIASALELLAASPYCLSIERVFVIGGGQVLREALNAPGCEAVHFTEIETSIECDTFIPPIDDSLFRPWYASFPLVENNIRYSFVTYARIRSSAVDPPAMHNGVIIDNNSGIEIEKFSFLPKTIFEKHEEYMYTRLVQDIISHGTQKDDRTGTGTLSKFGCQMRFNLRKSFPLLTTKVLQEKGIQIWDGNASRDYLNNIGLTDREEGDLGPIYGFQWRHFGASYTDMHADYSGKGFDQLLDVINKIKNTPDDRRIVLSAWNPSDLKLMALPPCHMFAQFYVSNGELSCQMYQRSADMGLGVPFNIASYALLTCMIAHICDLIPGDFIHVLGDAHVYRTHVRPLQEQLQKLPKPFPVLKINPEKKDIDSFVAADFTLVGYDPHQKIEMKMAI
- the LOC131234405 gene encoding bifunctional dihydrofolate reductase-thymidylate synthase-like isoform X4 — protein: MLKLGISCSGNIPFFKVVPVLSWRCFFDFGSKTPASRFFGTSNKFAQYSHCVRVSAISGDIPMSIPNGDANIQSDPKRTFQVVVAATRNMGIGKDGKLPWKLPSDLKIFKEVTMATSDPVKKNAVIMGRKTWESIPFEHKPLPGRLNVVLTRSGSFDIATAENVVMCGSIASALELLAASPYCLSIERVFVIGGGQVLREALNAPGCEAVHFTEIETSIECDTFIPPIDDSLFRPWYASFPLVENNIRYSFVTYARIRSSAVDPPAMHNGVIIDNNSGIEIEKFSFLPKTIFEKHEEYMYTRLVQDIISHGTQKDDRTGTGTLSKFGCQMRFNLRKSFPLLTTKKVFWRGVVEELLWFISGSTNAKVLQEKGIQIWDGNASRDYLNNIGLTDREEGDLGPIYGFQWRHFGARSAEAII